From a region of the Candidatus Rhabdochlamydia porcellionis genome:
- a CDS encoding AMP nucleosidase has translation MREEITEEQFAIETLERYSGCEVAKFQSNLLLTNFPRYVEYFAKSRSVPVIEGAMFKVAHCPAEDISILDFKIGSPAAALVVDLCSFLPIKASLLLGMCGGLRRRYQIGDYLVPVASIRGEGTSDFYFPPDVPALSNFLMQKAVTDVLELQKAVYHIGITYTTNMRFWEFNEEFKNLLKATKAQAIEMECATLFSASYKRKFTLGALLLVSDLPLANFGIKTKKSSESVYQRYMADHVEKGMDIIKRSREMQEQRVKGAYHRNIGMGVPKSHLR, from the coding sequence GTGCGAGAAGAGATTACAGAAGAGCAGTTTGCTATAGAGACATTAGAGCGATATTCGGGGTGTGAAGTTGCAAAATTTCAATCAAATCTACTATTAACCAATTTCCCTAGGTATGTAGAATATTTTGCAAAAAGCAGATCTGTACCGGTTATCGAAGGGGCGATGTTTAAAGTGGCTCATTGCCCAGCAGAGGATATCAGTATTTTAGATTTTAAAATTGGCTCACCTGCTGCTGCCCTAGTGGTTGATTTGTGTTCCTTTTTGCCAATTAAAGCAAGCCTGCTTTTGGGAATGTGTGGAGGTTTAAGAAGGCGTTATCAAATAGGGGACTATCTTGTTCCAGTAGCAAGCATTCGAGGTGAAGGGACCTCTGACTTCTATTTCCCTCCTGATGTGCCCGCTTTATCTAATTTTTTGATGCAAAAAGCGGTAACCGATGTATTGGAATTGCAAAAAGCGGTTTACCATATTGGCATTACCTATACGACAAACATGCGCTTTTGGGAATTCAATGAAGAGTTTAAAAACTTGCTCAAAGCTACAAAAGCACAGGCCATTGAAATGGAGTGTGCCACATTATTTTCAGCAAGCTATAAGCGTAAATTTACACTCGGAGCTCTTCTGCTCGTTTCTGATCTACCGCTAGCTAACTTTGGAATAAAAACCAAAAAAAGTTCAGAATCTGTTTATCAGCGTTATATGGCTGATCACGTTGAAAAAGGAATGGATATCATTAAACGTTCTCGAGAGATGCAAGAACAACGCGTTAAAGGAGCCTATCATCGCAATATTGGAATGGGGGTCCCTAAAAGTCACTTACGTTAA
- the efp gene encoding elongation factor P produces the protein MAQYISDLRSGFKIEIEKEPYTVVSNEFVKPGKGQPFNRIKLKHLMTGRVIEKTFKSDEKIALADVEELKMRMLYKESDGIVFMDDQSFEQFTIPLSLLEDKQQWLLEEILYDVTFYKGQPIDVIPPTFMEMRIVETAPGARGDTASGRVLKPAVTESGAKIQVPIFIEEGEKIKIDTRTGEYVARV, from the coding sequence ATGGCCCAATATATAAGCGATCTAAGAAGTGGCTTTAAAATAGAAATAGAAAAAGAGCCTTATACTGTTGTTAGCAATGAGTTTGTTAAACCAGGGAAAGGTCAGCCTTTCAATCGTATTAAACTCAAGCACTTAATGACAGGGCGTGTTATAGAAAAAACTTTTAAATCAGACGAAAAGATAGCACTAGCAGATGTAGAAGAGTTAAAGATGCGTATGTTATACAAGGAATCTGATGGGATTGTTTTTATGGATGATCAGTCCTTTGAACAATTTACCATTCCTCTTTCTCTATTGGAAGATAAACAGCAGTGGCTGCTTGAAGAGATTTTGTATGATGTAACCTTCTATAAAGGACAACCGATTGATGTTATTCCTCCTACTTTTATGGAAATGCGTATTGTTGAAACGGCTCCAGGAGCACGTGGAGACACCGCCTCTGGACGTGTCCTAAAGCCAGCAGTTACAGAAAGTGGTGCAAAAATACAAGTTCCTATCTTTATTGAAGAAGGAGAAAAGATTAAAATAGACACACGTACAGGAGAATACGTCGCTCGTGTCTAA
- the epmA gene encoding EF-P lysine aminoacylase EpmA, translating to MSKKDLSLLYSRADLFAKVRNFFFQRKVLEVDCPALSLTAPIDPHIDVMKVCLNDKIGYLHTSPEYRMKRLLSYGIKDIYQLSHVFRDHEFGRWHNPEFTMLEWYRIDWSLEQIIRETLDLLQMALGTLPIQTYTYQEAFTQATKIDCDTCSTQSLFDCLKTHKMQISDTNWDRASLIQLVMNSVVEPTLDPHHLTVITDFPIEQAALAKTRLVDQKLVACRFEVYYKTVEIANGYQELTDPQENKLRIEKANQTRLSMGKEALPVDEKFIQDLELPSCCGVALGFDRLLALKHELNNLKPILPFSWDEA from the coding sequence GTGTCTAAAAAGGATCTCTCTTTATTGTATAGCAGAGCTGATCTGTTTGCTAAAGTACGCAACTTCTTTTTTCAAAGAAAGGTTTTAGAAGTAGATTGCCCTGCTTTATCTTTGACAGCTCCCATAGATCCACATATCGATGTAATGAAGGTTTGCTTAAATGACAAAATAGGCTATTTACATACCTCTCCAGAATACCGCATGAAACGGCTGCTATCTTATGGAATCAAAGATATTTACCAACTCAGTCACGTGTTTCGAGATCATGAATTCGGTAGATGGCATAATCCAGAATTCACCATGCTGGAATGGTATCGAATAGACTGGTCTTTAGAGCAAATCATTAGAGAAACTTTGGATCTATTGCAGATGGCCTTAGGCACTCTTCCTATTCAGACTTATACCTATCAAGAAGCTTTCACTCAAGCTACAAAAATCGATTGTGATACATGCAGTACACAAAGCTTATTTGACTGTCTAAAAACTCATAAAATGCAAATATCCGATACAAATTGGGATAGGGCTTCTTTGATTCAGTTAGTGATGAACTCTGTGGTTGAACCTACTTTGGATCCTCATCATCTGACTGTTATTACCGATTTCCCTATAGAACAAGCAGCTCTTGCTAAAACCCGTTTAGTCGATCAAAAGCTCGTAGCATGTCGTTTTGAGGTATATTATAAAACGGTAGAAATAGCAAATGGATATCAAGAATTAACCGACCCACAAGAAAATAAACTGCGCATTGAAAAAGCTAACCAAACTCGCCTTTCAATGGGAAAAGAAGCTCTTCCTGTCGATGAAAAATTTATCCAAGATCTTGAACTTCCTTCTTGCTGTGGAGTAGCCTTAGGTTTCGATCGCTTACTTGCTCTCAAACATGAGTTAAATAACTTAAAACCCATCCTGCCTTTTTCTTGGGATGAAGCTTAA
- a CDS encoding NAD+ synthase — protein MRIFVSQLNPTIGDLEGNTKKILYSLEQARLSNAELVLFSELILSGYPPEDLLLQRTFIEAHAYYLEQIIEASSGLIVILGLVRQNKERAEKSLINSAAVIYNRKLLGFQDKQLLPTYDVFDERRYFEPVLKTRIWPLKGKKIGILICEDMWQHLEGAYTHDPVLNLADLQPDLILNLSASPYRFQKLETRIEVCLACARTLRCPVVLCCQVGANDQLIFAGYSTYINSQAKLQQLAKGFEEDSMLFDTESISTPYTFTTDPFKDLYQALVLGVRDYFVKLGFKKACLGISGGIDSALTACIAVDALGKENVLGITMPSRYSSKQSLLDAIELAENLKITLKQIPIEKPFQAYLELLQPYFVDQKFDVTEENLQARIRGAILMAFSNKFGCLVLSTGNKSEMAMGYCTLYGDMCGGLSVLSDVTKQQVYILANLHKQRIPKSTLKKPPSAELKPNQLDSDSLPPYDIIDQVLQGYMEEHFSPEEISHQYQIPLDLVRQLIKRICNAEYKRQQAAPGIRVSQRAFQAGRRFPIVQKWI, from the coding sequence ATGCGTATTTTTGTTTCTCAATTAAATCCAACTATTGGTGATTTAGAAGGAAACACAAAAAAAATACTTTATTCTTTAGAACAGGCGCGCTTAAGCAATGCAGAGCTTGTTCTCTTTTCAGAACTTATTTTGTCCGGCTATCCTCCAGAGGACTTATTATTACAAAGGACCTTTATTGAAGCACATGCTTATTATTTAGAGCAAATCATTGAAGCATCTTCTGGGTTAATTGTTATTCTAGGATTAGTTCGTCAAAACAAAGAAAGAGCAGAAAAATCTCTGATAAATAGTGCTGCGGTGATTTACAATAGAAAACTTTTAGGTTTTCAAGATAAACAGTTGCTTCCTACCTACGATGTCTTTGATGAAAGGCGTTATTTTGAACCGGTTTTAAAAACCCGCATTTGGCCATTGAAAGGTAAAAAAATAGGTATTTTGATTTGTGAGGATATGTGGCAGCATTTAGAGGGTGCTTATACACACGATCCTGTATTAAATCTAGCTGATTTACAACCAGATCTTATCCTTAACTTGTCAGCTTCTCCCTATAGATTTCAAAAATTAGAAACTCGTATTGAAGTATGTCTTGCTTGTGCCCGTACATTGAGATGTCCTGTTGTGCTTTGCTGTCAAGTGGGAGCTAATGATCAGCTTATATTTGCAGGCTATAGTACCTATATAAACAGCCAAGCTAAACTGCAACAATTAGCAAAAGGATTCGAAGAAGATAGCATGCTTTTTGATACAGAATCTATATCTACACCCTATACTTTTACTACGGATCCGTTCAAAGATTTATATCAGGCGCTGGTATTAGGCGTGAGGGATTACTTTGTTAAACTGGGATTTAAAAAAGCTTGCCTTGGGATATCAGGTGGAATTGATTCCGCCTTGACAGCTTGTATAGCAGTGGATGCATTAGGTAAAGAAAATGTATTAGGCATTACCATGCCTTCTCGCTATAGTTCAAAACAAAGTCTCTTGGATGCTATAGAATTAGCAGAAAACTTAAAAATAACGTTAAAACAGATTCCTATTGAAAAACCATTTCAAGCATATCTTGAACTTTTACAGCCTTATTTTGTAGATCAAAAGTTTGATGTAACAGAAGAGAATTTGCAAGCTCGTATTAGAGGGGCCATTTTAATGGCTTTTTCCAACAAGTTTGGATGCTTGGTTTTAAGTACGGGTAATAAAAGTGAAATGGCAATGGGTTATTGTACTTTATATGGGGATATGTGTGGAGGTTTAAGCGTACTATCAGATGTGACTAAGCAGCAGGTGTATATTTTAGCAAACCTACATAAACAACGTATTCCTAAATCTACATTAAAAAAACCTCCTTCAGCTGAGCTTAAGCCCAATCAATTAGATAGTGATTCTCTTCCTCCTTATGATATTATAGATCAAGTATTACAAGGGTATATGGAAGAGCATTTTTCTCCTGAAGAGATTTCTCATCAATATCAAATACCACTTGACTTGGTGAGGCAATTAATTAAAAGAATATGTAATGCAGAGTATAAACGCCAGCAAGCAGCTCCCGGAATTCGTGTGAGCCAAAGGGCTTTTCAAGCAGGAAGGCGATTTCCCATTGTACAAAAATGGATTTAA